The Oreochromis niloticus isolate F11D_XX linkage group LG4, O_niloticus_UMD_NMBU, whole genome shotgun sequence DNA segment ggagagtcccagatttttttAACCCCTATAGGAGTGTCCCCCAAGggggtcatggaccccctgtTGATCCTCACACAAGCCTAATTTATTACCTCATCACAcggccaaggtgtgaaaacgggtgtaggtcacaatcagccaaggtttcgtgTGAACCCATAAttaaacctagccccaccctatcatatgatttcctgaggtcaaatggcccaggatgtgagtgggcgttaaggccccgccctctgttcaaggacggtcgctcacagtggacatagacgctgctttcactcctctttcaaaccatctgttttctctgtccaaaatgtgaacgctGGCATCctcaaagagtgacctttgacctttagatgcagacgGACAGCTGAGTTGGCTCTTGCATATAGATGGCagcgtttttgtgtgtgttcatttgTTATTGTCTGAATGCAAAGAAACCTGATGCTGTGATCCTCAGGCTTTAACGTATCCAATTCTTCAGGTTTTCACTTGTCTACATGCCCGTGAAGCAGTAGTAACACTAGTGCAGCTGCAGTGTTTGTCATGGTTGCATTGCCTGCAGGGAATGTGCCAGGTATCTAGACGAGCCTGTTTGTGACACCTGATGGCTGGGTGTGCACGAGCACTTTTACGTCAGTGGAGCTCCTCTTCCTGCTATGACTGTGTACACAGACAGCTCGCAGCAGGGAATATAAACCATAGAATGGGAGTGCTGGTGTACCAGTTTCTGTCATATGTACAAAAAGAGACATCTTGTGTACATGCGTTCAGCTAACAAAACCTCCAGATAAGCCAACGtgaattttatttgaaattaacGTTCACTTTGGGAAGTTGGAGCACATGGAGGAAACCCACGCAGGCAAAGGAGGACATGCAAACTGCACACAGCAGATAAGGTTTGAACCAGGAAACGACCGGGCCCCTGTGCCAGCTACAAACTAAATCCATTATTTGATACCCAGGCAGCAGCTCACTTGATTTGTTCAATAGAGATGCCAAAGAAGGTGTGAGCAGCCTTGTAAGATAAGCTGACTCACCATAGGCATGCAGTTTGATTAGTAGCACATCCTCCTCATGTTTCACATTCAAGAAGAGCTTGTAAACTCAGGTGATTTCTTTGAACAGCATGTCCTTTTTCAACCTGTGGACTAACTTTGCAAGACACATCTGAAGTCATAGATTCCCTGTACACACGCATACTTCATGTATGCGTGTGTACAGGGAATCATGCTATAGACTTTTTGCTCCGACAACTGAGATGCAGCGGGGGGGGCCTCCAATCAGGATAATTGCATTGACTGGGGAGCTGATTGGGTGGGCACAGCAGGTTTTGGCCAGGGATTTAAATAccacgggggggggggggggggggggttaagcTTTGTCTAAACTCCTCGTAGGATGGCTGAAGAATCCCTTTCCACTTTGGAATATCTGTGTGGACTATTTTTAGTAATCCATCAGTACTGATAATAACTCGTGGtcatcccacagtccaaagacatgcacagtATATATGGCGAGTCACTGGCTTCCATTCAGACATGCTTGTATGTATTCACTGGTCTTGAAATCAGATCCAGAATAATGGTGTTAAACAGGAATGAGTGTTTGGTATTTAGACAGCTATGTGGGTGTGTTTCACATTCCTGTGTGATGAAGCTTCACTGTGTGAATTCCAGAAGGCTGCCAGTAGAATCGTAAAACACAACTTTTATTAGGATTCAGTTcaactcagctttatttatagagcaccaaATCACACGTGTTTAATCTGTAGTACTGTAACGctcaaaaatggcactacaccTCTGCTGTGTGCGCATCGCGTTGGTGTTTTCATGTATCTCATTTTACACAACAACTTTAGGAGGACTGGGTTTATACATGTGGAGCTACAGGGCGTGACAGCTGGGAAAGACTTCAGTAAACCATGAGCCTGATTTAAATAAttacaagacaaaaaaagaacataatTAAATTAATATGGCATTAAATAAATATCTTAATATTCACTGAGGAGATGCAGACATGCGTCAGGGTTAGGCTAACAACATCAGCAGACTCCCGCGTCTGCATGGATACTCTAGCTTCCTCTGAGGCTGAGGTTAGTGGGGTTGGGTGAACAGGTGACCCACAGGTGTGTCTGTCTCTAACCCCTGCAACAGGCTGGTGACCCGTCCAGGTGTACCCTGCTTCTGTGGCAGCTGGGACAGAACATGAATAAAATAATGACTGTTCTCAGGGAAACAATGCTAACGTTGCTCAgtttattcatattttacaGTATGAACAGTATGAAGCCATTGTAAAAACACTTGCCTGAACTTAAAAACGCTGAAACATCCAACTGTGCGGAGCAAAGCCCGGTGAGAGTGACAGTGATAATTTCGGGCAGATTCAAACACAGGAAGTTTCTGTGGGTGCACAGAAGTGTTGCTCAGTCTGAGGCAGGGTGAAGATTTAGGTGATCGGGTGTAACACAGAGGAACAGGCTGTCTGCACCAGTAACCGAACATCCTTCAACGTTAGAGTGTTTGTCAGCGACGCGGTCACTCCCTCTGCAGAGCTCTGTGGTCCTCTGAGAGTTAAAGACAATGAGAAGCAGTCTCAAAGGTCCAAATGTCTCCAGGAACAGTCTTGGTTGGAAACACTCCACCTGATCTACAGGACTGACCAGCTTCTTTCTGGTTTCCCCCGTTTACCAAGTTCCCCGAGAGTCACAGACACAAGTGCTCACAAATTGACCTGCACCCCTTTATTTCCGTCATCTTTTCTTCTTGCTTTGTCGGAgcatcttcttcctcttcacgATCATCTCATAGAGTTTCTCCAGGCCGGGCTGCAGACCCTGACCATTCAGTGCTGAGCAGCCCTCTGTGTGGTGCAGTGTGGAGGAGCTCAGCTCGTGGAGGCCCAGCACCTTTTCCACCTGAAACGAGAAAAAGTGAGGTCAGTCCCAACCGCGTCACACAGCTCGGCTCATATGAACCAATAAGCTACAAACTCTGAGCGTGACAGTCGCTTTCAGAAGCAGGTCCTAAAGCACGTGTGTCAAACTCAAGGCCCGCGGGCCACATCCGGCCCAGCGTACATTTATATCCGGCCCgtgagatcattttatatagatttattattattgttatgcatggcccggcgatatgaggtgctaataacacacaaacaacagatCCCATAgtgcagcgctgcagcctccttgctgaACGTTAGGCTACCTGGGAACATTCCCGTgtcaatcaagtcaaacttctgttattgcGAAGCTAGCCTCTCACAATGGCaaagagaaaagttgattctgaaagcagagcctttcagcGCCGGTGGGAGGCTGAATATTTGTTTACAAACGTAAACTGCTGGTAACCTGTTTACCAGCAGTTTACATTGCTGGTAAACTGTTAaatcacaaagtgaagctgttgtgaaagcaaattttattgtagcagaggagaCAGCCAAATCAGCCCGGCACGCTGAAGCCCACTGCAAGATGATGAAGCTGtgcgacgtcttgtgtccagacaaaacgcagattttggcaaatgtgagcctgaggagaaatacGATTGCTGACCAGTGCAACctgcctcactttccctgttgccaagtaatgttgaaccaagtcagCACACTTTGCTGATAAACTGAGCGCACTGCGCACGCGCGGCGCTTTGGTGACTCTGAAGCACAAAAAGAGAATTTCGAGCTGCTTCGCAACCAATTTCCGTGgaaactgcacctgtgcagattcagatggagctgcagtgtaatggtACATTCAAGGCAAAGCACGACACTGCACAGTTTATTCACTCCATTCCTGTAGCAATGCCCCAGCCAAGTCTACATGCGGCTCCAACcttgtgtttgctttcatttattttttctggggtttttggcagcatgttcatatttctaacttgcataattttgacaggatatatatttttatgaagagcaaaatatttaaagttaaagtttatttcttttggaataatattcctgtctgtttttattcatatttatgtttaaaaatcatTGTTTAAGGGTGTTCGATAAATGTATATCTTGTTTGGCCCGTGCCCTTaagtgtgccttgagttttggccccctgtgcaattgagtttgacacccttgTCCTAAAGGATGACGTATGCGTGTTTCTGCAAGAGTGATGAGGCTAAACAAACCACACAATCCTATAAACAAAAGGACagaccaacaaaaacaacattttttcacTCTAAAGTTGTGCTGCTGACAAATGCTGATGCTGCAGTTTGCTGTTTACGGAGGTCACCCTGCAGCGACAGCACTGACGGGACTGTCGCTTCATGTTTGACACCATCAGCAGCTCTGTGCTGTTGCCATCACTGCTGGCTCAGGTGTAGGGCAAAGAAAATAATATGTTCATCCACAGAACTGACGCAGCCTCTCTCTTTGTGACTGGGACTTCATGCACATGATGCACCCACATCATACTGAACTTGTGTTAATGCAAACCTGTTGCTCCAGCCCACTCAGTGGCTCCCACACAGTgacactgtgtttgtgctggcAGCCTCAAATGTGCACATCCATTctaatttattcttttaataATACATCACACTGTATGTGCGTCCTCTGGGGGCTCAGTAAGGCTGAAAACACAAACCGTTATGACCCACGTCATCATTTAGCGTGCTGTTTTTGCTCCTCCAGCCTGAGGGTGgtgttgttctttttctctCCTGTTTTTGCTTATGCAAGTTCCAGGTGGAGGCTGACCGCTGGAAGACTGAATGGGGCTGGCTATAAACTGGGACACGTCAAGACTGCCATGGCCCTGCCTACTTCCTGCCTACAAATATGTTTAGCCCTTTACTTCATGTTAAGCTGAGTACTGTGTGTGATGATGTTTCTGTGGCTAGATGAGCTAGACTCGCTGTTAttgtatatactgtaaataGACCTTTGTTGATTGACCTGGTAGCTGCAGGGGTGTTAGAGACAGGTCAGAGGCTTTATCACCCACCCCGACGTTTCCTTTCTCTAAAGATAAATATAATATTCAGTTGTTGGCAGGATTGGACGTTCCTATCTTTCTTGTGTTTCCCCTAGGCCGGGCCATAACAATACGAATAAATAATCAGCTGCTGCTCCAGCACTGAGTAGTACTCCCTCACCCAGTGACTTGGCCCGACACTGCCTACGGTCCCTGCTCTACAGTGCAGCTCTCCACCAGCCGAGGACAGTGACCTCCCCCCCCAGCAGCAGAACCCTAAATGATACTGAAGAGCACCGCAACAAGAACCAGAGCCAGCTGTTGCTGTTTAGCAGCGAACAACTTTTCAGTGTACCCGAGTGGCCATCCAAGTCTGTGTGTCACTAATGTTTAAATGGAAGTTTTTAGGGTATATTCATATGATGTTTATATAGTGCTGTTTTTTCTCACTGACCACATTTAACCACCCTTTAACACGGAGCATTATTCTGTGCAGTTTAAAGCATTTTACCGACCTCCAACCACAGCCACAAagctaaaaaaagaacaagaagtaGATGCTGTGGCCAGAGCAATAATGCCGGCCACTCGTGTTTGATAATTACCTCTGTAGACGACAGCGCTCCATCCAGGTCTTGTTTGTTTGCCAGAACCAGCACAGGAATCCCCTGATTTTCAGCTGACCGGGTGATCCGGTGGAGCTCCACCTTGGCCTCTTCCATGCGCTCCATCTCCGCTGCGTCCACCACGAACACCAGCCCGTCCATCCTCCGAGTGTACGACTTCCAGAGGGGCCTCAGCTTTTCCTGACCACCAACATCCCACACTTGGAATGTGGTGGTGTTGGCTTTGGATTGTCCGATTTGCACTTTAATCTTTTCCATGTTGAATCCCTTGGTGGGGCTGGTCTCAACAAACTCCCTCAGCTTGAGTCTGTAGAGCAGGGAGGTCTTCCCTGCAGAGTCCAAACCAATCACAACCACATGCAGTGACTGAAAGCTGGGGAGGAACGGGCTGTTAGGGGCCGTGCCTGTTAGCTGGTTCCCCATGTTTGTGTCCTGTGATGCAGTGGGAGCTCTTAATGAATAAAGCAGATCTGGTTATCTCCTCTGGCTTGTTACTATTCTGCTTTTCACTTGTGTCCAGGGTCAACTTGCTTTCTGCATCCTTGGCAGCGAGAACACAAGTGTGTGTCAGGGGGGTCTGAAGGTGTTTGAAGAGTTTACGTGGTTGGAAAATACTTCACACCCTGGCCTCACTTCAAAGGTTACGGAGGGGAGGGCAGGCTGTCTGGCTGCAGTCACTGAGGACCTGAAGACAAAAGAACAGACAGACGAAAACTCGAGTCAGCGTTTTAACAAATGGCCCTGCCTTTGTGAGCACCTTCAGCAACACCGGTGGAGTTTCTATTTCCAGTCTTTTCCAGCTGTGCCCAAAACAGAGCTGGAAAAACCAGGCTCGGGAAGAGAAACCGAGAGCGGAGGAATCCTGCACTACCTGTTCTGGTTTCTGCGCACTTAGTAGCGCGTGTCTCACAGTTAGCCCTGTGAAGCAGTACTACAGACAAAGTAACGACAACAGAATCAAACTAACTACAATTAGATCAAAGCACAAACTAGTGTCAGCTATGACTTCCCAATAAGACTCGCACATTCCACACCACAGATCACAGTCACACAAGCCTTTGTTTCTAGAAAACGAGGAGGAGCCCGAATCCCAGAGCAGGACTAAGCAGCCAGGCTTCATACATGCTGAGCAGGAACACTGCGCTCCCGGCGGCTGTTGGCGCAGCTCTCGGGTCAGCCAGCGCGCTTCTGTTGGTGGAAAATGATGAACGTCTCACCTGCCAGTCCTTCCACGCCTGTTCCCGCAGACAGCGCAGTCATCCTGGGACAAGTCCGCTCACAAGGAATCTTCGTAGCTTCGTTTCAAGGCCGCTCCGCGAAGACGTGACCGGCTCGATCCTGAACCGGCGAAGACTGAAGCAAGAGAGGAGCGCCGGAAAAACACCGCAATCCCGCTGCTGACGTTTCACCGGAGGGAGGAGGGATGGAGGAgccctgcttcttcttcttcggctgctcctgctgctcctTTAGGAGTCGCTACAGCGGCTCATCCGCCcacagcatcctcctctgtcacaccagcccTCTGCACTGCACCCACGAGTCCTCTGTGGGGTCATCGTCAGTGTCCTCTGTCAAATATAACTAAAATGCTTCTTCTACCCATTGTGGGCTTTAGCTGAGGAGGAGTCGGCACCATTTACCACAGACTATAAAATATCACAGACAAACGGGCCTCAAGCAGAGGTGTAAATATGAAGTAACGAAGTATTTGTACACTTTGTTACTGTgcttaagtagaattttcaggtatctgtactttgagtagttttttaaatgaaaactttttactGTTACTCCCTACATTTATAAACTGTACTCTGTGCTTTCTTCTCCTTACAATAATAAACGGCCTGTTACTTTTGCTTTAACGACTTTGGATTTATTATCTGACGTCACTACAAGCCTTCAAACAttctttctttaatctttatttaACAATGAAGAAAATCTCCATTGAGATTAGAAAACGTCTTTTACAAGGATGTCCTGGCCAGGATGAGAAGCAGCACAACTGCAAAGTGCAAAACAAGCCAATTAATGTACAAGTGCAACAACAACATCCAACTgatttgagcctaaacagtGAGGCGTGTCTGTGTAATAATCACCAGGAGATGTGCCATGTGCCATAGTCAGGGTTTAAAGTGGCCCCACTTTTTTCCCACAATAGCAGAAGGACTGCAGGTGCAATCAGATCTTGGTTCTGTACATGTGACAGAAACATGCTGCCAAACAAACTGAGATAGACTAACTGCGTTAAGACTGCATGAAAATCCTCTGCAGGTCAGCGCAGGacaaacaggttagtttgctgcactgtgatggatttaaagtaaagaacagtgtgtgactgaTACACAGTGGCTGTGGTCACAGTTAGATTACATCAAGTGAAGCAGACATTCATATAAATTTTACCTGATGATGCTGAGATTCATCGACTAAATTCAACCTTCATACCAACTATGCAGGCATAAGAAAATCAATTAGACCAAAGTTTGTATTCCcattttctaatattttattattacataaaatagcACAAGGCTCCATTAGCTTTGAACAAAAACAGCTGACAGAAACATCCTCCAAAGAGCTACTCTTACTTTCTTACTCTGAGCACATTTCAGAgtctgtacttttttacttttacttgagtaactAAGTTGAACCACTGCTTTAACTTTTACTGGAGTGTTTTTTAACACTAGTACAGTCCACGTGACCactagaaaaatgtaaaaaaaaaaaaaaaaaatgctattttgCATGTTTGGATCTTAAcgaggttccaagtagagcttcaacatgcaacaagaagaaatgggagtgaggcaaaacatttttttgatcatgcaatttattgaaaacaacacttaaactgaaacaggctgtttcacagctgatcaaagtttaggaccacacctccaaaaaacccgtaaaccccccaaaacagaaatcaaagttccaaacatgaactcagtaatGAGCAGCTCCACCGttattgttgatcacttcaaaaattcGTTGCGGTATGCTTTATGTACGTGTTTCCATGAggtgagtgggaacatttctccaagtggtgCAGACGGCCGCACGAAGGACATCTACTGTCTGGATCTGTTGTCCATTTCTGTAAACCTCTGTCATGGTCCCGGGACTTCTGACATTGACATTCTGTATTAAGTTCATTTGTATTCTTAAGATCCTGAGGTTGTCTGTTCAGTGTAGTTGGTTAGCTTTCCCCTTGTGTCTCTGCCTctgtctgcctgtgtgtgtctgtgtttatttaatTGTGAACTCTTGTGCCTTATttctcttgtgttttattccatcatGTTTATCGTGTTTCCCCAGCctgttatgtctgtgctctccccgtgctctctcCCCTCCTGTCTGCGTCTCTGTGTCCTTCCTGTGTTACGTTTAAGGTCCGTGTCTTGGGTCAGTATTTTCAATTCCATGTCCTCTCTGTCTTGTCATGTGTAACTGTCCTCAGCTGTGCTCCCCGTGTGTTCCCACGTCCCTCAttaccttctgtgtatttatgtcagaatctccctctgttcctctgtgtcgcgtcgtccctcatgctgtgtgatTCCTTGTGTGCCTGTCTGTGAAgtttagtttacattttcccAGTCTAGTTTAGTTTTCTATCTTTTCCTTGAGTTcgtaaataaagttttgttttgagTTCATTCCTGAGTGttgtgagtcctgcattttgggtccaatcTCTTGCCTGCACACAGCGATTCATGACAACTTCCTTTGCCATCCATCCCCAAAGGTTCTCAgttggatttagatcagggaAGCACGCAGGCTGGTGCAACAGAATGATGTTATTCTCCTGGAAGAAGTCTCCTGTCCTGCAACATTGTGTACTGTAGCGTTGTCCTGTTGATAAACCCAGTGGTTACCACACAGACGAGGGCGCTCAGTCATGAGGGGtgctctctgcaacatctggactcagccagcagctgtttgacacccctgcacctcctgaagctccattgttccactgaaggaaaaagcaccccagaccattaTGGCGTCCCCTCCACTGTGGAGGTGAAATTGTTTTGCGTcttccacttgacttttttgttccataacccacaggaacatttaagaaattccGAAGGACCGTCTCACTGCGTCCCACCTCAGCAGCGATGGTGCTGTGAGAGACCctgcttatgcagttcaacaacccaacCACGTTCAAAAAGGGAACgttttttgcctttgccatcagaacgtcatgacagtgtgactacctgacagaaaaggacaatgaatccacatttttgcacagatttggccttttaaaggcatgtggtcctaaacttttgatcaggtataaaacagcctgtttcagtttgttgttttcaataaactgcatgatcaaaaaaatgttttgtctcactcccatttcttcttgttgcatgttgaagctctacttggaaccttgttaagatccaaacatgcaaaataggattttttgccatttttcaaatggtcttaaacttttgatcggaACTGTATCTGTGCTTCTattaagtacagaatgtctgtacttttgccacctgtGGTCTCAGTTTAATTAAGGTGGATGAGTTGACCTGTGTTATGTCACTATGCATCAACCAAGAGCCAACAAcagcaaactaaaactactcTGAAAGCTTTTATAGACTTGAATGAACAGACAGTGATTTTAACAAAcgagaataaaaaaatatattctcTCAGGGCCGGGCTCAGGTCACTGCAGGATCTTAGACTCCCTCCTCTCCTGGGTTTATTCTCTGTAAATTTCTCTAAAAGCTCAGATCGCTTTGCTCACAGGCTTTGATGTTGATCACTCTCCTCTGATTCTGTCCTTCAGAGCAGCTGAGAGATGATGTTTCTGTTCACTACTGCCAACCACCTGACTCAGCTGGCCGTCCAGCAATGGAAATTCACTTGTTTTCTGGGTATAAAATAACCAGTGTTAGGGTTCTGTTGGTTGCCAAGTTCCACTTTCATTTTTAGTTACTTATCATGGTATTTCCACCATTGGGCCCACAACAACACTGCAAAACCTGATCTCACAGCCTTCATCTCTGCTGAGTCGTGGTCTCTGTGGCCAGTTCAGCATCACCAGACATGTGACAGATGTAACATCCAACATCCAACTTGTATAGAAAGAACTGGAAAAGAAAGCTCACTTTTTCTGGTGTGGTGTGCGATGTCTGGATTAACAcgtgaaaatgaaagtaaaaataTGAAGAATTAGTGCAGAAACCTTTCAGAGTTCATTCTGGATCCATGCACCACACTGTCCACTGACACTCTCTCTGAATGTGTGACTGGAAATGCTTGTCCAATGTTCGTTTCCAATCACACACATGGTGATGCGCTTCACTCAGACCGCTCCTTTCTGTGCCTCAGTGTTTGCTCGTTAGTTTAAGCGACACATTTTAATCATTAACACTTTTATTCTGTGCATTTAAATCACTTCATGTGGCTCACATCCATGGTCAGTTTAGAAtcagagttcagctttttacaTGTTGTAAAGGTCTGTATTTCACACTGTAAGTGAGATGTCTACAAGTATTCGGTCTTAGATGAAATGTTTCCCGTTTTCTCAGTATGATTCCCCTAAACAACACCTTAGCCTGTCCACATTTACCTTTCATGGCAAACTCTTCGGTAACAAACTCCTCTGACTGACCTTGTTCACTTCCTGTCTGctacatttaacattttgtgACATAAACAGCAGAGTTCAAAGGTCTGTGACCCCCAGCCTCACCTAACAAGGACTTCTTCTTATCCAGGTCTCCTAACTAGCCTCTTTTAAATCAGAATGTAAGACCTTCAGTGAAAGTTAGTGTATTTAAAATGAACACAGAAGCTTAACAGCACACAGCCATGTCAAGCTGGGACCATTGTTAGTGAACCACGGAGGGTGGAGGCAGCAGATTTACCCACACTCCCCTGCCTCCCTGTTCCTCTGTAACAAAGCAGCCCAGCGTTATGTTGCCTGGAGGCTCTCCTTATCGAGGTCAGAGTGACACTGACACTTCAGCAGTGCTCAGCCCAGCCTGTACAGCTTCCTTATCTCCAG contains these protein-coding regions:
- the LOC100700869 gene encoding ADP-ribosylation factor-like protein 4D, giving the protein MGNQLTGTAPNSPFLPSFQSLHVVVIGLDSAGKTSLLYRLKLREFVETSPTKGFNMEKIKVQIGQSKANTTTFQVWDVGGQEKLRPLWKSYTRRMDGLVFVVDAAEMERMEEAKVELHRITRSAENQGIPVLVLANKQDLDGALSSTEVEKVLGLHELSSSTLHHTEGCSALNGQGLQPGLEKLYEMIVKRKKMLRQSKKKR